AACACCACATTACAGTAAAACACCAAAcaaacccaaaaaaaaaaaatatataaaaaatatatgaaaaaaagaaagtgaaaccACTCAACAGTAACAGTTCTGATGTCTGCATAGAGGAcacaggagaggtggagaggggacaGACTGTTGTGAACTGTGCTATGTGGCGTGCCGTGTATTCTGCCCATCACAGCCATCTGATTTAGCTGTCCTCCGCGCTGTTCCTCGCCACTGCCTGCGTTGTCATAGTCACCGTCGCCATTGGCGATGCATTTGTGGGGGTGGAAGACAGACGATAGTTCTGTTTTCCTTGCGTGATACcagcagacagaggagaaaatgACTTTTTCTAACACGCCAGTgtagagaaacaaaaacaaacttcaaAGAGTACAAACAATTATTTGCATACTGATAGACCACTTCCAGGGCATTCTGTCACATCTCGTGTTTGATGGTAATAATTTAACGAATAACCGAGCCACTTCTGTGTACATCACCCTCTGATGGGTGACTTTCTGTTTTCTGCTTTCTGtgtccagcaaaaaaacaaatgtgttcGCCCGAGCTGCCCAGACAGCCACGCATCGGAAACCTCTTTACAAAAGGCAAGCGCAGGATCCAAAGAGTCTCCTTCTCACTGACCCTTTTTAGTgtgcaggagagtgtgtgagagctgtttCATTCCAAGCCGCTCCCCTCTTTAACACTGATAAGGGTTTCAGGCGAACCCCTGGCCCACGTCTGTCCTTCCGCAGAAGACCTAAATCAGGCCGACGGGATGGAGCACAACTAGAGTCTCTCGATGTCTCGGTACTTCTTGCGCAGTATGGACACCTGGTCCTTGAACAGAACGGGGTCCAGTCTCATTTGGGAGTGCACCAGGGGCATGCTGCCAAACCAGCTGGCAAATTTGTTCATGCAGGTCTGCCTCTGGGCGAAGTGGTCGGGGTCTGCCCAGCGAGAGGCTCTGGAGGTCTGcaggggagaaaaacacacagaatttCCCATTaaattcccttttttttttttttaaagcaggatTGTTAGGCAGAGAGTAAAGGAAGACAACCACTGGATGGCTACTagaatggtttatttattttactttgtCTGATCACGTTAGCCGTGGATGAGTAAATCTACACGGAGTAAAGCAACTGGCTTTGAGACCGAGTCGAAGGGGGGGAAAGCAGTCTGCCAGCATCAATGCTTCACTCCAACATAAACATTTAATAATATCTCCAGCAGGGAACGGAAGCTGGCACATCTGCTGAATACATTGGACaacacaagaaaagaaaacaatgctGCAAACTTTTGCCGCAATGTCTTGTGTCCTGTTCGTGTGGGATTCGACACAGAAATAGACTCTGCTCCAAACTACACACTAGACTGCGTATCAAGAGATTAAGAACAGATTaactaaaataaatcaattcATCCAGCAGGCAAAAGATACAAACTGCAGATCAACACAGAGGAAGTGTATGTTAAGCtcataacaaaaaaaattggACTTGCGCGAGTGAGTTTCTCCCTGCGGCTTATGCATATTACCTGTGCTGTTATGGATGAAAGTTCATGACACCACTGCCGGCTAAAGACCGTTCAAAATTACTCAATTTGCTAAAGGCTTCCGGGGAACTGGCTCTATGAAAAATGATTCGGAGTGCTTTTTGTCATTTGTTAGATTTTTGGATTGGATAGTACAGGGATAGGATGATACGATCCAGCTCAAAGCCACATAGACACAGATGAGAAGTCGAAGGCAGTCACCTGTCCCATCATGGTCTCCTTGTACTGCTTCTTCTGGGTGACTTTGATGGGGGGCATCCTGGTGACGGCCGAGACCAGGAAGTTCATGAGGATGTCTTCACAGTTGGAGAGCTGGTCCACCATGCTTTTCAGGCTGGTTGGCAAGTAGCTGGTGTATAAATAGTTGTAGTATCTGGGGAGACGAGGAATAATGGTCAGGGGGAGGATGATGTAAGTCATACTGGGGGTGACTGGTGGGTTTagggcaaaaaacacacacacaatttaaaatAGGACAAAGTGTTCCATTGACATGTCTGGGATAAGAGCCAGCTACACCCAGCGTGAGCACTTTGACTAATCAATGACATTTCAGTCAATATTCAATCATTTCGGTGCATATTCCCACTACAATCCGTCTTTACGTTACCTTTCTGACCTTCGGGGCTCAACAAATGCAACAACCAATACGCAAGCAAGGTCAGATAATACAAATGATTTCAGTGAAGGTCCTGTCTGTTTACCGGTGATAAAAAGCCGCTCCTGACAGCACCATAGAGAAGTCATTGGTCCACTTGGATGTGTAGCCCCAGCGCTCTTTGTTCTGATCCCAGAAGTGACTGCGAGCTGGATATCCCACGATCCTCTCTGGGAAACTCTGCCATACAGTGAAGGCAAAATCCACctgcataaaaacaaacaaatgactaATTTCTGTAAAGACATCATGCACATAGTATTCTATTATTTAGCATTTTGGTCTTCCTGTCAAATGTACCATACCTTCTTCATCAGGTTTAAGTTGTTACAGTTCAACTAGTATAATCAAAAGCGACCAGATCATAATGGTAAAAAGCTCCCTGTTGACTATTGGGTGGTAATAAAAAGTACCTCCGTCGTCGATAGAACAGTATCTTCATCAAGACTCAGCACTGCATCCGTTACAATACTGTCATAGGGAAGGAAGCGGCTACTCATCACCTGCagaagcaacaacaacaaaaaactttACCCACAATGCAGCagggcaacccccccccccctcccccccgtgGATCCTGAAACGAGTCTCTTCCaaagtctttctttctctctgacagcTTGCCAACTCTGTCGGTAGCCCTGCCATCATCAGTCATGGCTGAcgttaaataaagttaattcTATTCAGCTCTTAATGATGTGCCAGAGCGCCGCGGTGTTTGCCCCCGCAGGGGGAGGTAACTCACCTTGCTCTCCCCCTCGATCACGATGACAGGAAGGCCAGTGGCCGGCCAGCGGTGCTTAGCAGGCAGGGGCTTGTCACAGTTCCAGAGGACGATGATCTGCGGGGCCGAgcgaggagggggaaagagaccAGAATTCAGTGATCATGACCATTTAACACGCAGCACAAATCAAACGGATGAAGCGATACGCATGTCTGAGATTGAGCTCTCTGAGGCTAATCAGTGCCATTGTAGTCTTCATACACTCACTATATTCAATTTAATGCCAGGACAAACTTGGGGACAAGTCAGGTGGCTGGAATTAAGCAGGAAGACGTGGATTTCACCCTGTTTCTAGCGTCTCTGGAGTTATTTATTTCAGCAAGGTCATCACAAAAGATAGAAATCCAACCAGGGAACAGGCCTGGTGTGGTGACAGCAGCCATAGCAGTGAGGCTCAGTGGCTGGTTCAGATTTCTCTCCTGATGGATATTCCTATTGGCTTTTTGCTTTATTTTTCTACACGCGGATGAATTATGCATAGCATCAAATTATTTCCCATTTCTATGATTTAAACGGTTCTCCTGAAAGCGCAAGCTGATGTAATTGGCAGCATACCTCATCACAGAAGGATAAGAGTCAGTTTTTGTCAATTTGAAAAATGGGGTGGCCGCTGACATGAGtgcttaaataaaaacacacatacactcccgtCCTCCAAATCCACCTCGGCTTaatcctgtgtttgtgttaaggTGCGGACATGGCACCCCTGGGTCGTCTGTCCACCAGACAGACAGCAACCCaccggggggggcgggggggtctgGTTGCATACCTGGGCACAGTGCTGGGATTTGGCCACCGCCACCAGGAGCTTGAGGATGGGCTGGGACTGCGACACCAGTGGCGTGACGGCATGGATGACCGCCGTGAACTTAGGAAGCGGTCTGCTGCCTGAGGTCCCAAACcaggagacaaacaaacaagcaaacaaaaaaaattttGATCAAAAATTCCAAAACACAAACTTTATTGGAAAAAttacaacaataaaacaaatcGAAAGTCGTCAGTTACCAGAGGAAAGAGGGAATAGCGCCTAGCGCAAAGCTAAATTCATCAAACCAGAGAGATCCTCTCGCTCTGGCTCTCAGTGGTCACCTTTAGCTGGAGTCTCTGTGACgcatgaatgaatggatgaaagcCTTCATCGAGTAATTCACAGAGGTGTCAATGTGAATTACACCCTGGTGTTTACCTTTgcccacacacgcgcacactaaGGGAGACAAGTGTGAAATTATGCTGTTTTAACTAATATAACAGCAAACCGCATTTAAATgaacaggacagacagaggggctTTATTATAGCCTATGGGTTGAATCCATAAATCACTGGACCAGTGCAAAAGTCATTCTGATCTGtcagttttttggggggggaggggggcccCATTTAAATGAGCTGTTGTAATGGATATAAAATCCAAATTTGAACATAAACATGACAAATCTTTTATCCAAAGATGAAAACCAAAGGAATAATGGTGtaattaatcatatttgatTGAGGTCAAATATATCAAATAGATGACAGAAATGTGAGCAGTAACGGTAAACAAAATACCAGCCAAGTATTACCAACCAGCTACAGCTGAAATGTTCAGTCATTACATAATCTGCTGTTTAATGCCTTTTACTAAACCAACACTACAATAGGATATATTATATCCCTGTATTGGATATATGAGCTATATTAGATCCCTGTATTGGATATATTAGATCTCTGTATTGGATATATTAGATCTCTGTATTGGATATATTAGATCCCTCTATTGGATATATTAGATCTCTCTATTGGATATATTAGATCTCTCTATTGGATATATTAGATCTCTCTATTGGATATATTAGATCTCTGTATTGGATATATTATATCCCTCTATTGGATATATTAGATCTCTGTATTGGATATATTAGATCTCTGTATTGGATATATTAGATCTCTGTATTGGATATATTAGATCTCTGTATTGGATATATTAGATCCCTCTATTGGATATATTAGATCTCTCTATTGGATATATTAGATCTCTGTATTGGATATATTAGATCTCTGTATTGGATATATTAGATCTCTGTATTGGATATATTAGATCTCTGTATTGGATATATTAGATCTCTGTATTGGATATATTAGATCCCTGTATTGGATACATTAGATCCCTGCACTGGAATGTCAAAGATCATTGTAGAGGATTAATTAGATCCCTGTAGCGGATGAATTTGATCTATGCAGTGGAAAAGTTTAATCTCTCTGCATCAGATCagagtcagaatcagaatcaggttttattggccaagtaagtttgcacaaacaaggaattttacttggtaaagtggctctcagtgtgtaGTCCATCCCTCTAGATCAGATATATTAGATCATTGTATGGGATGGAGCCGATCTCTGTCTGAGATTGTGCATGGCTGGTGCATGGCTGGTGTTGCTTGAGGGCGGGCTAcgagctgtgagctgtgagctgtgagctgtgagctgtgagctgtgagctgtgagctgtgagctgtgagctgtgagctgtgagctgtgagctgtgagctccTCCACTCACCCAGGCTGGAGTAGAAGAAGGGGAAGTCGCCCAGGTTGGAGGAGTACTGCGGCAGGGTGAAGAGGCCCCCAGGCAGGCTGTTCCACATCAGGCTGCTCCTGGAGGCGTGCTGGAGCACACGGTCCTGGATGATCTGGGAGGGAGGAGCGAAGcagcacacaggaacacacacacacacacacacacacacacacacacacacacacggcacacacacggcacacacacacgcacacacacaaacgcaaacaggcacacagagaaaaaaagaatcatcATATTTCAAGGTCATGTGAACTTTCAAGTGAACTTTGCGATAAACTATTTCCTGAAGACATTGACAAATCCATAATATCCAAATCACTTTTTTCTAAATGTAAAACTCAACAAAAATGTATGGATGAAGATATGATTATTCATCACCCTTTTGACTAGCCTATCCACAATACATGAAATCATGCCAGAACATGAATAACCTTTACTGGGAAACACTTCATTTCAGCAAAACCCATCATCTTCTGTCAACCTGAAAAATAATCTCTCACTAACAGCAAAAATGACAGAAGTTGAGCTGCTGGCGGCCATTTCAGACATCTTATTAGCAACTAGTAGAAGAAAAATAATCTTCTTGGATAtttttgcgtgcgtgtgtgcacacacacctcaggttcGTGGTGAAAATAACTTCTGTACTGTTAAAGACTAAACTTAGAGCGCGGGCCGCGAAAAGAACgaagctactgtatatagccatgtGTCACGCCAGCTATGTCAAAGACACAGAAACTCAAACACAGCAACATTGATTGAGGGCTCCGTCTGAACGAAATGAGCCTGGTCTCAAGAGACACCTGTTCCCGTTAGCGGACACTGATACAAGGGGCGTGAGACTGCTTCGGGTGTTCCATTACTTCCAGGCAGTCATCTCCACAGGCCACACAGCGAAAGCACTTCCTCTCGGGATAGACTGGTGTAACGAGAGTCTGGGtgttgagggggggtggggggcagttcTGGAACACTGCTCTTTCAGGAATAACCCTGACATGATTGACTGGCCAGATGTACAGATGGGGCCCGGCGACAACATGTGCTTCTAACACATGTTGTTGTGGCTTCAAGTCCACCTCCGTATTTATAACACCCgcccacccctccacctctcgCCCCCCCCCATAGCTTAAAGCCAGGCCGCGCCATGAACATGTCAGGGGGGAAAAAGCAAGCCGctgatggtgggggtggggggggtgggaagCGGGAGTGGACTTGACTGAGTCACATCTGCCCCCCTGCGATCACATGCACATGGTTGGGCTGTGACATGGACACACCAGTGAGACCGCCTATGCTTTGATCTCAAGGCGGAGCAGCAGGACATCGTTCCGTGCCGATCTCTTAACCGACAGGGTGGGTCCGCTGTGCcgcgactttttttttttttttggtgccgCTGTCTCACGTTGATTGATGGGGCCCACTTTGCCCGCTCACTCACCTCTAGAGTGGTGAGGACAATCTTCTCCACGGAAGAGAAGTAGGCCTCCCAGAGGAACTGGGTCTGCTGCCGGAGCGAGAGGATCTTATCCTGATGGATGGAGCGCACCGTGGAGGGAATCTgtccagggaggagagggggagagagagagagagagagagagagagagagagagagagagagagagagaggagcggatTACTCAGGCAATtaacctctgtgtttgtcaAATCTTTAACTGAGCATTTAcgtggggaggggggatgcCCCCCCGGGACacagaatgaaagaggaaaagagcatagctgtatgtctgtgcatatgagcgagagagagcgagagcaagagcgaCATCATGTATGTGAACACAAGAGCAACCTTCTGAGAGCATGTTCACTGCCTCCAACTCGATACTATATAGTTGGTTTAAACTACGACTGAACTCAAATACTACAAAGTAAGTTTAAACTAcgactgaacttaaatactaTACAGTTAGTCTAAACTACGACTGAACTCAAATACTATACAGTTAGTTTAAACTGCCTTCAACTCGATACTATGCAGTTAGTTTTAAACTATGACTGAACTCAAATCAGCACCAATTAAGAAGGATCTAATGAAATTAGCGTGAATTGACAGACAATGGAGAACCAGGCGGTGCTTCCATTACGAACTCCTCAGCAGCCGGTACTCTCACCACACCATCATTCAGCTAATTACACCCTCGGGGAGGAGTCTCTATGACATACAGTTAAAACTGCCATCCCGCTCAGACAGCAGCTGTCAGTGGCCCAGACCCCGCGGTTCCCTTCAACTCGCGGGCAGTAAGGAAGCTAGCTGACGAAATGCTTAGCATTAGCACCTCCTGAGACCAATTTCCTTCGTGCCATTATCTCCAAGCATCACATATTTTTGAGACATTTCGTGTTCAGGCCAAGCCTGTTAATGAGGAGTTGGAAAGGGGAAAAGACCGAAACGGAAGACAGACAATTATTGATAATGACCACCTAAAGCTATAGGGATTCTCTCGTCAGCCAGCAGAATGATATAGCGCGGCTAAACGTGGCTTGCTGCTCTAGCAGATGTGGCAGctgtggagatgagaggagacgagatgagacgagatgagatgaggtgTGAGATTAGTAGGCTTGGAGATGGGGAGTGTGAGATGCATTGTGGTTGAGGGAGAGAATATGGAAGTTAAGACTGACAGCGCACAtaagtgagatgagatgaggtcaTCTGGattgggatggagagagacgccAAGAATGGctgatggggaagagagagcgataaagtgaaagaaaaagtgagagtgagagcatgaGCGAGAcagagtatgtgagagagagagacagagagagaaaaaaaagagagagagtgaaggagagagagcacaggagacTGGAAGGTGAGGCACACACCTGTAGCAGCAGCCTCTCGTCCCCGATGACGGCAGCTGTGTTCCAGGCGATGACCTCGGAGAAGGGGAGCTCCCAGCCATTACTGAGCATGACTGGCACACAGGCAGCCTAGCACACACCACAGGGAGGGGAGACGTTAGCTCAGCAGGTAAAACCTAGAAGGTCCGTGGGAATGTCTGACTGCATCAGTAGGCTACGCGTTTATACAGTAAAATCAAGGCTAAGTTGTTCATAAACTGCCACGAAatgttaaaataaacaaataatagtGACTTTCCTTCAttgaaaacgaaaaaaaaacagaaaaaccaATGGTAAAGTTCCATATGTTTGTCATACATGTTGATCCAACGCAAATGGCAACAGAAGCTCACACCTCACAAGAGGTGAAGACAGAGGTGTGCCTGAAGTGACAAACATACATGGCTACATAGAAATGTCATgggtaataatatatatatttttactttACTCTTCCTGATATTATTACTGGTAGGATCTTATAGGCACTAAAGTTTGACCACAAACATCTGCTTCTTCAGTCTCCATTACTCTAAGCTAGCACATGGAATACCAGTGGCTCGAATAGATCTGTCCTCAATAGATGCTTTCAGCAAATCTACACTAATGACTcctcacacagccacagccaacTTTATGCGAAACCCAGCGGCCCGATGCGGCCCTGACCCGGCCCTGACCCGGCACAGATCTGTTCTCGGGTCAGCTGCACGTGGAGATAGAGCCTGGCCATTAGGCCTTCGAATCAATCTGCCATCTGTCCAGCACTGACACCACCTCTCGAAAAGATTATCAAATATCAAGACCCAGAGGGCTTCGCTGATCTGCATTACAAATATGCCGCAGTCAAGTCCACATTAAAAACATTATGTCCATGCTCGTGG
The DNA window shown above is from Clupea harengus chromosome 11, Ch_v2.0.2, whole genome shotgun sequence and carries:
- the LOC105891959 gene encoding exostosin-1a → MQAKKRYLILFSACTCVVLLFYFGVVQLPASRRNQNRRDDRSRSGYHASPHWPHFSDPLQPFIPWDQSETEDYNVHMSPRQKRDANSGVYRGKRCRMDSCFDFSLCKKNGFKVYVYPQQKGEKISESYQNILSSIESSRFYTSDPGQACLFVLNLDTLDRDQLSPQYVHNLKSKIQNLHFWNNGRNHLIFNLYSGTWPDYTEDLGFDIGEAMLAKASISTENFRPNFDVSIPLFSKDHPRTGGDRGYLKYNNIPPFRKYVLVFKGKRYLTGIGSDTRNALYHVHNSEDVVLLTTCKHGKDWQKHKDARCDKDNAEYDKYDYKEMLHNSTFCMVPRGRRLGSFRFLEALQAACVPVMLSNGWELPFSEVIAWNTAAVIGDERLLLQIPSTVRSIHQDKILSLRQQTQFLWEAYFSSVEKIVLTTLEIIQDRVLQHASRSSLMWNSLPGGLFTLPQYSSNLGDFPFFYSSLGSRPLPKFTAVIHAVTPLVSQSQPILKLLVAVAKSQHCAQIIVLWNCDKPLPAKHRWPATGLPVIVIEGESKVMSSRFLPYDSIVTDAVLSLDEDTVLSTTEVDFAFTVWQSFPERIVGYPARSHFWDQNKERWGYTSKWTNDFSMVLSGAAFYHRYYNYLYTSYLPTSLKSMVDQLSNCEDILMNFLVSAVTRMPPIKVTQKKQYKETMMGQTSRASRWADPDHFAQRQTCMNKFASWFGSMPLVHSQMRLDPVLFKDQVSILRKKYRDIERL